A DNA window from Pedobacter africanus contains the following coding sequences:
- a CDS encoding 5'-nucleotidase C-terminal domain-containing protein has protein sequence MDQMRHLRIFIASAIALSFVSCSQHYQLVKANRAEYAINNSVSPDSAVIKAYLPYKTQLDAEMNQVIGHSELQMPKVDTIPESLLGNFFADATLQQARKYDATIDFAMPSTKGGIRVALPKGNVTLSNIFELMPFENELVAFTLSGADTQSLINFIAATSGQPVSGLRMKIKNKKPEEVMINGKPFDAKKTYRVLTSDYIASGGDNALGFKNPLEKKVLGLKVRDALIGFVKETEAAGKTINAKLDGRITKD, from the coding sequence ATGGATCAAATGAGGCACCTGCGGATTTTTATTGCTTCAGCAATTGCATTAAGTTTTGTTTCCTGTAGTCAGCACTACCAGCTGGTTAAGGCCAACCGGGCAGAATATGCCATCAACAACAGTGTTTCACCAGACAGTGCGGTTATTAAAGCTTATCTGCCCTATAAGACGCAATTGGATGCAGAAATGAACCAGGTTATTGGTCATTCTGAGCTACAGATGCCCAAAGTGGATACCATACCGGAAAGCCTGCTTGGCAATTTTTTTGCGGATGCCACCTTACAACAGGCCCGGAAATACGATGCTACAATAGATTTTGCCATGCCCTCTACCAAGGGCGGTATCAGGGTAGCCTTGCCCAAAGGGAATGTAACGCTGTCGAATATATTTGAGCTGATGCCGTTTGAAAATGAGCTGGTTGCCTTTACCTTAAGCGGGGCCGATACCCAAAGCCTGATCAATTTTATTGCAGCTACAAGCGGACAGCCGGTTTCTGGCTTGAGGATGAAGATCAAAAATAAAAAGCCGGAAGAGGTGATGATCAATGGAAAACCCTTTGACGCCAAAAAAACCTACCGGGTGCTAACTTCAGATTATATCGCCAGTGGGGGCGACAATGCCCTGGGCTTCAAAAATCCGCTGGAAAAGAAGGTATTGGGATTGAAAGTAAGGGACGCACTGATTGGCTTTGTAAAAGAGACCGAAGCCGCAGGTAAAACCATTAATGCTAAACTGGATGGAAGAATTACTAAAGATTAA
- a CDS encoding glutathione peroxidase has protein sequence MNTLLILLSLFFTPPAKSVYDFSFKTIDGKEVKLSKFKGKKILIVNTASKCGYTPQYEDLEKLHKQYGSKLVLIGFPAGNFGGQELATNSEIKEFCTGKFNVTFLLAQKSSVKGEDINPLFKYLTTAENPDFTGDINWNFEKFLINEKGQLVHRFRSKVKPLDEAITKNL, from the coding sequence ATGAATACATTATTAATTCTGCTGAGCCTGTTTTTTACACCGCCAGCAAAAAGCGTTTACGATTTTTCTTTCAAAACCATTGATGGTAAAGAAGTTAAACTCTCCAAATTTAAAGGAAAGAAAATCCTTATTGTAAATACGGCATCAAAATGTGGCTATACACCGCAATATGAAGATCTTGAAAAACTACACAAACAATACGGCAGCAAGCTGGTGCTGATCGGTTTCCCTGCAGGAAATTTTGGCGGACAGGAGCTGGCCACCAACAGTGAGATCAAAGAATTTTGTACCGGAAAGTTTAATGTTACTTTTTTACTGGCCCAGAAGAGCAGTGTAAAAGGAGAGGACATCAACCCCTTATTCAAGTACCTTACCACAGCTGAAAACCCGGATTTTACGGGCGATATCAATTGGAACTTTGAAAAATTTCTGATCAATGAGAAAGGACAGCTCGTGCACCGTTTCCGCTCTAAAGTGAAACCGCTGGACGAAGCCATTACCAAAAACCTGTAA
- the topA gene encoding type I DNA topoisomerase: MAKNLLIVESPAKAKTIEGYLGKDFLVKSSYGHIRDLVKGDMGIDISNNFAQTYEVPADKKQVVAELKKLAKDAEMVWLASDEDREGEAISWHLYETLGLKENKTKRIVFHEITKPAILKAIETPRSIDYNLVNAQQARRVLDRLVGFELSPVLWKKVKPSLSAGRVQSVAVRLIVDREREVNKFNATAAYKITAEFSTSANGKELVKAELPQRFEKEADAEKFLNDCIGAGFSVDNLETKPAKRNPAAPFTTSTLQQEASRKLGYSVSRTMQIAQRLYESGRITYMRTDSVNLSETALQAAANEIRSAWGDKYHQPRTYKTKSAGAQEAHEAIRPTYFNQHTVPGDNAEQRLYELIWKRAIASQMSEALFEKTTVQIGVSTRKEQLIAEGEVLKFDGFLKVYLESSDDEDMEDSEGGTMLPPLARGQELHLKVMNATERFSRPPARYTEASLVKKLEELGIGRPSTYAPTISTIQNRGYVVKEDRDGRPRPFGAIQLANGTVTKKTKTEITGAEKAKLFPTDIGQVVNDFLVEHFKGIVDFNFTANVEKEFDEIAQGLQEWTKMLHSFYTPFHIEVETTLETADRANGERLLGIDPATGKNVYTKVGRFGPLVQIGENDDEEKPRYASLTKSQSVGTITLEEALEQFKLPFQLEDYQGKEVSVGIGRFGPYVKWGDAFISVPKNEDPLSIDQDRAIEIITEKISADAPVAHYEGMPVTKGSGRFGPFIKWNDLFINVPKAYNFDRLSQTDIEELITKKIEKEANRFIQQWAADKIAIENGRWGPFIRFGKEMLKLRKNPATNDKYTAEELAVISLDEVKKLIVEQVPNAFEPKKKAAAKKAPAKKTPAKKK; encoded by the coding sequence ATGGCGAAGAATTTATTAATAGTTGAGTCACCTGCGAAAGCAAAAACGATTGAAGGATATTTAGGTAAAGATTTTCTTGTTAAATCGAGTTACGGGCACATACGTGATCTGGTTAAAGGAGATATGGGGATTGATATTTCCAATAATTTCGCCCAAACCTATGAAGTTCCAGCTGATAAGAAGCAGGTGGTGGCAGAACTTAAAAAATTAGCCAAAGACGCAGAAATGGTATGGCTCGCATCCGATGAGGACCGCGAAGGAGAAGCCATATCCTGGCACTTATATGAAACTTTGGGCCTTAAGGAAAACAAGACAAAAAGAATTGTTTTTCATGAAATTACCAAGCCGGCCATCCTTAAAGCCATAGAAACCCCGCGAAGCATAGACTATAATCTTGTAAATGCCCAACAGGCACGCAGGGTACTCGACCGGCTGGTAGGTTTTGAGCTTTCACCAGTATTGTGGAAAAAAGTGAAACCTTCCCTCTCGGCCGGGCGTGTACAATCAGTAGCTGTTCGCCTGATTGTAGACCGCGAACGTGAAGTCAATAAATTCAACGCAACTGCTGCGTATAAGATTACTGCTGAATTTTCGACCAGTGCCAATGGCAAAGAACTGGTTAAGGCCGAACTGCCGCAACGTTTTGAAAAGGAGGCTGATGCAGAAAAATTCCTGAACGATTGTATTGGTGCAGGCTTTTCCGTAGATAACCTGGAAACAAAACCTGCTAAACGTAATCCTGCTGCACCTTTTACTACCTCTACCCTTCAGCAGGAGGCTTCCCGCAAACTGGGTTATTCAGTGAGCAGGACCATGCAGATTGCACAACGCCTGTATGAAAGCGGGCGCATTACCTACATGAGGACGGATTCTGTAAATTTATCAGAAACTGCCTTACAGGCTGCAGCCAATGAAATCAGATCGGCCTGGGGTGATAAATATCACCAGCCAAGAACCTATAAAACTAAATCTGCAGGGGCCCAGGAGGCACACGAGGCCATCCGCCCTACTTATTTCAACCAGCATACAGTACCCGGCGATAACGCCGAACAGCGTCTGTATGAGCTGATCTGGAAAAGGGCAATCGCATCGCAAATGAGCGAAGCCCTGTTTGAAAAAACAACTGTACAGATTGGTGTCAGTACCCGCAAGGAGCAATTGATTGCCGAAGGTGAAGTCCTGAAATTTGACGGGTTCTTAAAGGTATACCTGGAATCTTCAGACGATGAGGATATGGAAGATTCGGAAGGCGGCACTATGCTGCCTCCTTTGGCGCGTGGGCAGGAACTTCATTTAAAGGTCATGAATGCAACCGAAAGGTTCTCCAGGCCACCGGCACGTTATACTGAGGCCAGTCTGGTTAAAAAACTGGAAGAATTGGGTATTGGCAGGCCATCTACCTATGCCCCTACGATTTCCACCATCCAAAACCGCGGATATGTGGTTAAGGAAGACCGGGATGGCCGTCCGCGCCCATTCGGAGCTATTCAGCTGGCAAACGGTACGGTGACGAAAAAAACAAAAACAGAAATTACAGGTGCCGAAAAAGCTAAGCTGTTCCCTACCGACATCGGTCAGGTAGTGAACGACTTTCTTGTAGAGCATTTTAAGGGGATTGTTGATTTTAACTTTACCGCCAACGTAGAAAAAGAATTTGATGAGATTGCCCAGGGCTTACAGGAATGGACAAAAATGCTCCACTCCTTCTATACCCCCTTCCATATAGAGGTAGAAACTACGCTCGAAACGGCCGACAGGGCCAATGGTGAGCGTTTGCTGGGAATTGACCCGGCAACAGGCAAAAATGTATACACCAAAGTGGGCCGTTTTGGTCCTCTGGTACAGATCGGGGAAAACGATGACGAAGAAAAGCCCCGTTATGCCAGTCTGACCAAATCACAATCTGTAGGTACCATCACCCTGGAAGAAGCATTAGAGCAATTTAAATTGCCTTTCCAGCTTGAAGATTACCAGGGCAAAGAGGTTTCTGTGGGTATTGGCCGATTTGGACCGTATGTGAAATGGGGAGATGCTTTTATCTCCGTACCTAAAAACGAAGATCCATTATCTATAGATCAGGATCGCGCCATAGAGATCATTACTGAGAAAATCAGTGCTGATGCGCCCGTGGCACACTACGAAGGTATGCCGGTTACCAAGGGCAGCGGACGTTTTGGTCCTTTCATCAAATGGAACGATTTGTTCATCAACGTTCCGAAGGCCTATAACTTCGATCGTTTATCGCAGACTGATATCGAAGAATTGATTACGAAAAAGATTGAAAAGGAAGCAAATAGATTTATCCAGCAGTGGGCGGCCGATAAAATTGCCATAGAAAACGGCAGATGGGGACCATTTATTCGTTTTGGAAAGGAAATGCTGAAACTTCGTAAAAATCCGGCAACCAATGATAAGTATACTGCTGAAGAACTGGCAGTGATTTCGCTGGATGAGGTTAAAAAACTGATTGTGGAGCAGGTCCCAAATGCATTTGAACCTAAAAAGAAAGCTGCGGCGAAAAAGGCGCCCGCCAAAAAAACGCCCGCAAAGAAAAAATAA